Sequence from the Patescibacteria group bacterium genome:
CTTCCGCTGAATGTTAATCCAGCAGGGGTAATTCCGATTATTTTCGCTCTTTCAATCTTGCTTTTCCCGCAAATGATAGGCAGTTTCTTCGCTAATGCGGGGGGCGTGGTTGGCTCAATAGCCAGGTCAGTGGCAAACTTTCAGAACCATGAGATTGCCTGGGGCACCACTTATTTCATATTGGTTTTTGCCTTTACTTATTTTTATACAATGGTTACTTTTGACCCGAAAGCGATTTCTAATAATTTAAAAAAGATGGGAGGATTTGTTCCTGGCATAAGACCAGGGGAATCCACCGCATCATTTCTCACATATATTCTCCACCGAGTTTTGTTTATCGGGGCAATGTTTTTGAGCGTTATCGCAATTATGCCTTATCTGATAAAAGGAATTACAGGTGTTACTTCTTTTAGTTTCTTAGTAGGAGGAACATCTCTTTTAATCGTTGTGGCAGTTGTATTAGATACTGTGAAGCAGATAAACGCTCAATTGCAGATGAGGGAGTATGAGACCTTATAAGTCCAAAGTCCAAAGTCCAAATCAAGCTCAAAATCCAAATTAAATAATATTATTTTGATATGGCGAAAACTAATAATCAACAGATAATCATCATTTTGGGACCGCCGGGTGCAGGGAAGGGCATACAGGCAACGCTTTTAGCCGACAAAATGGGTTTTTATTATTTCGACACAAGCAAGATTATTGAACAGAAAGTGATGAATGCTCGAGACGGTGAGGTTCAGAAAATTGGTGGCAAGGAATATAATTTATTGGCGGAAAAGAAATTATGGGAAGATGGGATACTTTGCACTCCGTTATTGGTCGCCTTTTGGGTCAATAACAGAATTAAGGAATTGGCAGAACAAGGCGAATCAATTATTTTTGCAGGCAGTCCCAGGACATTGCCAGAGACGAAAGAAATCATGCCAGTCATGGTAGAATTTTATGGCAAGGAGAACATAAGGGTTATTGTGTTTGAACTTAAGGCTGAGGATAGTATTTGGCGAAATTCTAATAGACGGATTTGCGAACTTATGAGGCATCCTATTTTATTTAATAAAGAGACCGAGAATTTAAAGATTTGTCCATTAGATGGTTCAAAATTAATTAAAAGAGAAAAATTAGACGATACAGAAGTAATAAAAATTAGATTAGAGGAATATAAAAATAGAACTCTTCCAATAGTTGATTATTTAAAAAATGAGGGGTATAAAGTGACAGATATTGACGCTTCGCCAGCGCCAGCAAATGTTTTTGATAATGTTCTTAAGGCGATAAAATGATTCCTATCAAAACTCCACAAGAAATAAAAATAATGGCAGAAGCAGGGAAAATCCTGGCAGAGATTATGAAAGAGATAAAATCAGCAGTCAAGCCAGGAATTACCACTAATGAATTAAATAAGCTCGCTCAAGAGCTTGTTTTTAAATCCAATACAATTCCTGCGTTTTTGGGATATGATGATTTCCCAGCAGTTCTCTGCACTTCAATTAACGAAGTAATAGTGCATGGCATTCCATCAGAATATGTTTTAAAACAAGGAGATATTTTATCCCTTGATTTAGGGATAATGTATAAAGGGTATTTTTCTGATATGGCAATTACAATGCCTGTGGGAGAGATAAGTATTGAGGCCTGGCAATTAATTAGGGCAGTTAAAAAATCTTTAAGTATTGCTATTAAAAAAGCAAGGCCAGGCAATACTCTTGGGGATGTGGGGAATACGATTGAGAGGTATTTAGAGAAAAGAGGACTTTGCGTTGTGAAAGAACTCTGCGGACATGGAATTGGCAGAAAACTCCACGAAGAACCGGAGATTTTAAATTATGGGAAGAGAAAAAAAGGAGAAGAGCTCAAGCAAGGAATGGTTTTATGTCTTGAGCCAATGGCAGGCATTGGAATAGGCAAAATCAAAAAAGCGCCAGACAGATACGGACTTCAAACCATAGATAATTCTCTTTCCGCGCATTTTGAACACACAATCGCGATAACCAGCAACGGCAATCGCATCTTGACAGAATAAGCATTAACTGTTAGGGTAAAAATAGAACAAAGGGAAGAAAAGGAGGTGATTGGAAATGGGACCATTCGAAAGTTTTGTCAGGCCTCCAAAAGTGCCTATTGGAGTTGTTGCTTTCTCGTTCGGGCTTACTAAATGTGAGCCCAATCCTTGCAATATTGCTCTTGCAAAAGCAGTGCAAAGGATTGTGCGAGAAGAAAAGCAGCGAGGAATCAGCGTTGTGGTGGTTGCTCAATGGGAGATAACGACCGCTCTTCCGTCAAAAATGATTGACTATATAGTGGTGAATCATCGTCAGCGATGTATTTATCTTGACAGCGAAGAGGTTATGGCTCAGGCAGCCGAGGTATTTAGCAGGGAAGGGGTTTCGCACGTTATCCCAGTGGCAAATCCTTTTCTGCACCTTCACAAATGTCGGCAGCTTGTAAAGCAATCAGGGTTCACGCCTATTGCAAGGAATATCGGTCGGATAGGTTTTTGCCAGAAATCCACCCAATGGTGGACGCGTGGTCCAATCCGTCTGATTCTCTACGCAGTTCTCCAGAAGTTTTTTGGATGGCGCGGGAGATGAGGCATTCTTATCTCTGTCTCAATAGCCCCAGCGTTTCATCGTGGGGCTACACTAGGCACTTGTTTCTGCGGAAATAAGTGCCTTTGTCTTTTTCTGCGCGCTATTAATAGATATTACTAGGCAAGACGAAAATTACCCGCCCCTACGAAAATTACGAGGCCCGGCCTCGTAATTTTCGTAAAACGTCGGAAGCCATACCAGTATTGAGGATTCTCACAACCCGCCCGGGGCGGGTAATTTTTCTGGCCTAATGTTTGGAGGTCGGACCTCTAAACATTCTAACTAAAATCTGCCGAGAAAACTTGCCGAGAAACGATCTCGGCAGATTCTCGGCAAGTTTTTGACATTTGGGGGAGGTATGATAGGCTTAGCTTACCTAATCAGCCAGAAAAAGGAGGGGAAATGTTCAGAATCTTATTATTGGCGGCGTTGGCGGCGTTGGCGGAATCTCTGGTAAGCTCTTTCCTTATTCATCATAATCTCTTCGGCCCAGTTGCGCTGTTCTTGTGCAATTGCTCACCATGGATTGACCTGCCTTTCCTATTTCTAAAGAGTTATAGGTTGAGGTTTTTGCGGGTAAGACTTATTGTGAGCTTTTGTTTCACATCGGCATCGTTTGCTTGGGCACTTCATATCCATCACTTGATTCTTGAAATGTGGCTTTGGATTGCCTTGGTCGCAATAGTCCTCGCAATAGTCCTTCTGTCATATATGATGGATTCGATAAGAGAAGAGATAATGGACTGCATCTCTTATTTGTTCTGGGGGATTGACTCGGACGCCGAGTTTTAAGGGCGCTTATTGGTTCAGTTGAGGGGACCTTAAAGGCGCCCCTCTTTGTTTTTTATTAATGAAATGGTAAAATAATAAAATAATTAACAATCAATCCGCACGAGGCGGGCGAGTGATAAGTGATAAGTAATAAGTGATAAGTAATAAGTGATAAGTGATCAATAATTAATAATTTATTATGAAACTATCAGTTATTTTTCCTGCTTATAACGAAGAAAAGAGAATACCCAAAACCGTTCGCTTAACAAGCGAGTATTTAAAGAAACAATCTTATGATTACGAGATTTTAGTGGTTAACGACGGCTCAAAAGATAGAACTGCGGAAGTTGTAAAAAAATTAGAAGCAGAAATCCCAAACTTGCGGTTGATTGATAATGAAAAAAATAAAGGCAAGGGCGGAGTTGTAAGACAAGGCATGCTTGAAGCAAAAGGCGAATATCGGTTATTCTCTGATTCTGATAATTCCACTTCAATAGACCAAGTGGAAAAAATGTGGCCATTTTTTGAGCAAGGATTTGCCGCGGTAATCGGGTCAAGAGATGTTAAGGGCGCTGTCCTGAATCCGCCCCAGCCATGGATAAGGAAAGTTATTCTCGGAGACAGCTTCAAGCTTATCAGGAAGTTTATTATCGGACTTTGGAATATTCAAGACACCCAATGCGGTTTTAAAGGATTCACTGCCAAGGCAACAGAAGATATTTTTTCAAAAGCAAAAATTGATGGATTTGTTTTTGATGTTGAATGTCTGGTGCTGGCGAAAAGATTGGGATACAAGATTAAGGAAATGCCTGTGATATGGGTAAATGATTTAGAAAGCAAAGTTAAGCTTAAGCATATAATTAGGATGTTTACAGGGATGATAAAATTAAGAAAAGATTTAATTTTAGGGAAATACAATGGCAAAAAATAAAGAGGAAAAACTTCCTTCAGAATTGCGTTTTGCCTTAATTTCAGGGGATTGGGTAGTTATTGCTACTGGCAGGTCAAGAAAGCCAGATTCTTTTAAGAAAGAACAAAGAGTAATAGAAACAATACCTGAAAAAGATTGTTTTTTTTGCAACATAGAAACCCAATTGCCTCCGGTTTTGATTTCGCGCAAAGGGAAGATAGAAGAATTTCCACATGATTATGATAAAAAAATTAAAATCCCAAAAAATTGGACGATTATTGTTGTTCCAAACAAGTATCCGGCGTTTAGCAGATACGGCAAAGGATTAGATATCAGAAAAAGAGGTCTTCATTCTTATATGAACGCTTATGGCGTGGCAGAAGTAATAGTTACGCGCCATCATACAAGGCAAATAGCAGAATTTAATTTGGAGGATATTAAAGAATTATTAGATGTTTATGAGGAGAGATATGTGGAAATAATGAAAGAGCCACACATAAACTATATTTCTATTTTTCATAATCACGGCAAAGAAGCTGGGGCATCGGTGTCTCATCCTCATTCTCAAATTATAGCTGCGCCCGTTATAGACCCAAAAATTAAAAGAAGCTTATCAGGGGCAAAAGATTATTTTGACCATAATAAAAAATGCGGGCACTGTGAAATGAATGAGTGGGACAGAAAAAGCAAAGAACGATTGATTTTTGAGAATAAGGAATTTTTAGTTGTCTGCCCATTTGCTTCTAAAACCGCATTTGAAATGTCGATTACGCCGAAGCAGCATTTGCCTTATTTTGAAAGGATAACAGATGAGCAGAAGAAATATTTAGCAGAAGCATTTTTTGTGGCAATGAGAAAATTAAATAAAGGGTTGGCAGACCCTCCATATAATTTTTTTCTACAGACAGCGCCCTGTGATGGCAGGAATCACGATTATTACCATTGGCATTGGATAATCGCGCCAAAGACAGGA
This genomic interval carries:
- a CDS encoding nucleoside monophosphate kinase; the protein is MAKTNNQQIIIILGPPGAGKGIQATLLADKMGFYYFDTSKIIEQKVMNARDGEVQKIGGKEYNLLAEKKLWEDGILCTPLLVAFWVNNRIKELAEQGESIIFAGSPRTLPETKEIMPVMVEFYGKENIRVIVFELKAEDSIWRNSNRRICELMRHPILFNKETENLKICPLDGSKLIKREKLDDTEVIKIRLEEYKNRTLPIVDYLKNEGYKVTDIDASPAPANVFDNVLKAIK
- the map gene encoding type I methionyl aminopeptidase, whose protein sequence is MIPIKTPQEIKIMAEAGKILAEIMKEIKSAVKPGITTNELNKLAQELVFKSNTIPAFLGYDDFPAVLCTSINEVIVHGIPSEYVLKQGDILSLDLGIMYKGYFSDMAITMPVGEISIEAWQLIRAVKKSLSIAIKKARPGNTLGDVGNTIERYLEKRGLCVVKELCGHGIGRKLHEEPEILNYGKRKKGEELKQGMVLCLEPMAGIGIGKIKKAPDRYGLQTIDNSLSAHFEHTIAITSNGNRILTE
- a CDS encoding glycosyltransferase family 2 protein — translated: MKLSVIFPAYNEEKRIPKTVRLTSEYLKKQSYDYEILVVNDGSKDRTAEVVKKLEAEIPNLRLIDNEKNKGKGGVVRQGMLEAKGEYRLFSDSDNSTSIDQVEKMWPFFEQGFAAVIGSRDVKGAVLNPPQPWIRKVILGDSFKLIRKFIIGLWNIQDTQCGFKGFTAKATEDIFSKAKIDGFVFDVECLVLAKRLGYKIKEMPVIWVNDLESKVKLKHIIRMFTGMIKLRKDLILGKYNGKK
- a CDS encoding DUF4931 domain-containing protein, whose protein sequence is MAKNKEEKLPSELRFALISGDWVVIATGRSRKPDSFKKEQRVIETIPEKDCFFCNIETQLPPVLISRKGKIEEFPHDYDKKIKIPKNWTIIVVPNKYPAFSRYGKGLDIRKRGLHSYMNAYGVAEVIVTRHHTRQIAEFNLEDIKELLDVYEERYVEIMKEPHINYISIFHNHGKEAGASVSHPHSQIIAAPVIDPKIKRSLSGAKDYFDHNKKCGHCEMNEWDRKSKERLIFENKEFLVVCPFASKTAFEMSITPKQHLPYFERITDEQKKYLAEAFFVAMRKLNKGLADPPYNFFLQTAPCDGRNHDYYHWHWIIAPKTGTWAGFEMSTGIEISTIEPEKAAEYIKKQTI